In the Helianthus annuus cultivar XRQ/B chromosome 11, HanXRQr2.0-SUNRISE, whole genome shotgun sequence genome, one interval contains:
- the LOC110888896 gene encoding uncharacterized protein LOC110888896 has translation MPESIPSSSAIDSSNPLFLHPSDHPGMLLVSKPFDGSGFGAWKRAMTIALSAKNKLVFVNGEFSSPTDSSQLSLWNRCNDMVISWILNTLSREISGSVLYVASARQLWLELNDRYGQENGAKYYHLQKSLTDLVQGNSDIASYFTRLKTIWDELMSINTIPICTCGTANLLAKRDEDQRLMQFLMGLNPCYDTVRGNILMMKPLLTINQDYALVVQDEKQREIHSLSPFPLNLHL, from the coding sequence ATGCCTGAATCAATTCCTTCTTCTAGTGCGATTGATTCTTCCAATCCTTTGTTCTTACATCCTTCTGATCATCCTGGGATGCTTCTTGTTTCCAAACCGTTTGATGGCTCGGGATTTGGTGCGTGGAAACGTGCCATGACGATTGCCCTATCTGCGAAGAACAAATTGGTGTTTGTCAATGGTGAATTTTCTTCTCCTACTGATTCTTCTCAACTTTCTCTCTGGAATCGGTGCAATGACATGGTGATTTCTTGGATCTTAAACACATTATCTCGAGAAATCAGTGGAAGTGTTCTTTATGTTGCGTCTGCTCGACAATTATGGCTTGAACTCAACGATCGATATGGTCAAGAAAACGGTGCCAAGTATTATCACTTGCAAAAGAGTTTAACTGATCTTGTTCAAGGTAATTCTGATATTGCTTCTTATTTTACGAGACTCAAGACTATTTGGGATGAATTAATGTCAATTAACACCATTCCAATATGCACCTGTGGTACTGCTAATCTTCTGGCTAAGAGAGATGAAGATCAGCGTCTTATGCAGTTCTTGATGGGTTTAAACCCCTGTTATGATACGGTCAGAGGTAATATTCTTATGATGAAACCGTTACTTACTATCAATCAAGATTATGCTCTTGTTGTTCAAGATGAGAAACAAAGGGAGATTCATTCTTTATCTCCTTTTCCTCTGAATCTGCATCTATGA